A genomic stretch from Raphanus sativus cultivar WK10039 unplaced genomic scaffold, ASM80110v3 Scaffold3306, whole genome shotgun sequence includes:
- the LOC108823734 gene encoding uncharacterized protein LOC108823734, which yields MAILNFTPSLTFPVTIDSARRTRVRGSVIKMQKSLITTDPPASHGFSLCTCGRKHFLGEATTPFLPISPSYAAPSTAPSTATNSTEVLNQLRPPKPDWYFELYGYFRSAGMERYEKEIAVYKKKLFANLVGKAETVLEIGIGAGPNIKYYNNIPNVSVLGVDPNPKMESHARKSAIEAGVKSENFKFIHAVAESMPLEDASVDAVVGSLVMCSVSDIPQTLKEIKRILKPGGLYLFVEHVAAEDGTFLRMVQNVLDPLQQVVADGCHLTRNTEDYLLEAGFKGGVDINKVSLSAFYHLSPHLYGVAYN from the exons ATGGCGATCCTGAATTTCACACCTTCCTTAACGTTCCCGGTGACCATAGATTCAGCTCGAAGAACAAGAGTTAGAGGTTCTGTCATCAAAATGCAGAAGAGTCTCATTACTACGGATCCTCCAGCCTCACATGGTTTCAGCTTATGTACGTGCGGAAGAAAGCATTTCCTAGGAGAAGCTACGACGCCGTTTCTTCCAATCTCTCCTTCCTACGCTGCTCCATCCACAGCTCCATCCACTGCTACTAACTCAACG GAAGTATTGAACCAGTTGCGTCCTCCTAAGCCTGACTGGTATTTTGAGCTCTATGGTTATTTCAGGAGTGCAGGCATGGAAAGATATGAGAAAGAG ATTGCCGTTTACAAGAAGAAACTCTTTGCAAATTTGGTGGGAAAAGCAGAAACTGTTTTGGAGATTGGAATTGGAGCTGGTCCGAACATCAAGTACTATAACAATATTCCAAACGTCTCTGTTCTTGGTGTTGATCCAAACCCTAAGATGGAAAGTCACGCACGCAAATCCGCTATAGAAGCAGGAGTGAAATCGGAAAATTTCAAGTTTATTCACGCG GTCGCAGAATCTATGCCATTAGAAGATGCATCAGTGGATGCAGTTGTGGGAAGTCTTGTGATGTGTTCTGTCTCGGATATCCCTCAAACACTCAAAG AGATAAAACGGATCCTAAAACCTGGAGGGCTATACCTCTTCGTGGAACATGTTGCAGCAGAAG ATGGAACATTTCTAAGGATGGTGCAGAATGTTTTGGATCCATTACAACAAGTTGTAGCCGACGGATGTCATTTAACTAGGAACACAGAAGACTACCTTTTAGAAGCTGGGTTCAAAGGTGGTGTAGATATCAACAAGGTCTCTCTTTCTGCCTTTTACCACTTAAGCCCTCATCTTTATGGAGTTgcttacaattaa